In Chryseobacterium lactis, a single genomic region encodes these proteins:
- a CDS encoding 3-oxoacyl-ACP synthase, giving the protein MMKKTSTCTIQDSKITVDGNLIFETENQTFPEFAKEAYKSLELNYPKFHKMDSLSKLAFLAAEMLLKDEDQSQTALVFANKSASLDTDFKYQESINSQEEYFPSPAVFVYTLPNICAGEISIKHKMQTENAFFVLDDFDENFLNEYSEQILRSGKAEKVLCGWVELYQENYKAFVYLLTL; this is encoded by the coding sequence ATGATGAAGAAAACCAGTACCTGTACTATACAAGATTCAAAAATAACCGTTGACGGAAACCTTATTTTTGAAACAGAAAATCAAACTTTCCCTGAATTTGCAAAAGAGGCTTATAAAAGTTTAGAACTCAATTATCCTAAGTTTCATAAAATGGACAGCCTAAGCAAATTAGCTTTCCTGGCAGCTGAAATGCTGTTAAAAGATGAAGACCAAAGCCAGACAGCTCTCGTTTTTGCTAACAAATCAGCCAGTCTGGATACTGATTTTAAATACCAGGAAAGTATCAATTCACAAGAAGAATACTTCCCTAGCCCCGCAGTTTTTGTATACACACTTCCGAATATCTGCGCAGGTGAAATCAGCATTAAACATAAGATGCAGACTGAGAATGCTTTTTTCGTTTTGGATGATTTTGATGAAAATTTTTTAAATGAGTATTCCGAACAGATTCTTCGCTCCGGAAAGGCTGAAAAGGTATTATGCGGCTGGGTAGAATTGTATCAGGAAAATTATAAAGCTTTTGTATATTTGCTAACCTTATAA
- a CDS encoding phosphopantetheine-binding protein, translating to MENLKTELKHKIIEVLNLEDVSVEDIKDSDPLFGGGLGLDSIDALELIVLLDKNYGIKLSDPKKGKEIFQSIDVMAKFIEENRTK from the coding sequence ATGGAAAACCTAAAAACTGAATTGAAACACAAAATTATTGAAGTTCTAAACCTTGAAGATGTATCTGTAGAGGATATCAAAGATTCAGATCCTTTATTCGGAGGTGGATTAGGACTTGATTCGATTGATGCTTTGGAACTGATTGTTCTTCTTGATAAAAACTACGGAATAAAATTATCTGATCCTAAAAAAGGAAAGGAAATTTTTCAATCCATTGATGTGATGGCTAAATTCATCGAAGAAAACAGAACGAAATAA
- a CDS encoding beta-ketoacyl-[acyl-carrier-protein] synthase family protein yields MSQKIAITGMGIISSIGNNVEENFISLQSGTHGISDIQMFETRHAGSIKTGEIKLSNEELVQKLQLNEDNNVTRTSLLGMIAAKEAVESAKISDINGYKTGLISSTSVGGMDITEKYFYSYEDFPEKQKYIDAHDAGNSSLAIADYLGLKGMVSTISTACSSAANAIMMGAKLIKNGVLDRVIVGGTDSLSKFTLNGFNTLMILTDSYNTPFDNDRKGLNLGEAAAFLVLESEEIVKKDNKQVLAYLSGYGNANDAHHQTASSENGQGAFLAMQQALKVSGLSKEDIDYINVHGTATPNNDLSEGIAMIRIFGDHQVPEFSSTKAFTGHTLAAAAGIEAVFSILAMQHSLIFPNLNFKTKMEEFDLTPVTELKEKNITNVLSNSFGFGGNCSTLIFSKS; encoded by the coding sequence ATGAGTCAAAAAATTGCCATAACAGGAATGGGCATCATTTCCTCTATCGGAAACAACGTAGAGGAAAATTTTATTTCATTACAATCGGGAACCCATGGAATTTCAGATATCCAAATGTTTGAAACCCGCCATGCAGGATCGATTAAAACAGGTGAAATAAAATTATCTAACGAAGAGCTTGTACAGAAACTTCAGCTGAATGAAGACAATAATGTGACAAGAACCTCTTTATTAGGAATGATTGCTGCAAAAGAAGCCGTAGAAAGTGCTAAGATTTCAGATATTAACGGTTATAAAACAGGCCTGATTTCCTCCACCAGTGTGGGCGGAATGGATATCACTGAAAAGTATTTCTACTCTTATGAAGACTTTCCTGAAAAGCAAAAATATATTGACGCTCATGATGCCGGAAATTCCTCATTGGCTATTGCCGATTATTTAGGACTAAAGGGGATGGTTTCCACCATCAGCACTGCTTGCTCATCTGCAGCTAATGCAATTATGATGGGGGCGAAGCTGATAAAAAATGGCGTTTTGGATCGTGTGATCGTCGGAGGAACAGACTCTCTGTCAAAATTTACATTAAACGGGTTCAATACCCTGATGATTCTTACCGATTCTTACAACACTCCTTTTGATAATGACCGGAAAGGACTGAACCTGGGAGAAGCAGCTGCTTTTTTGGTCCTGGAATCCGAAGAAATAGTTAAAAAAGACAATAAACAGGTTTTGGCCTATCTTTCCGGATATGGAAACGCCAATGATGCTCATCACCAGACCGCTTCTTCAGAAAACGGACAAGGTGCATTTTTAGCCATGCAGCAGGCTTTGAAAGTTTCAGGATTGTCTAAAGAAGATATTGATTACATCAACGTTCATGGTACTGCGACCCCTAATAATGATTTATCGGAAGGTATTGCCATGATCAGAATCTTTGGTGATCATCAGGTTCCTGAATTCAGTTCTACAAAAGCATTTACAGGGCATACTCTGGCAGCCGCCGCTGGAATAGAAGCTGTGTTTTCAATCCTTGCGATGCAACATAGCCTTATTTTCCCCAACCTGAATTTCAAAACGAAAATGGAAGAGTTTGATTTGACTCCTGTGACCGAGTTAAAAGAAAAGAATATCACGAATGTTCTTTCCAATTCATTCGGGTTTGGAGGAAATTGTTCAACCTTAATTTTCTCAAAATCATGA
- a CDS encoding beta-ketoacyl synthase N-terminal-like domain-containing protein — translation MSPVYINSASCISAQDTLNENILQNLKPENSSRMLKAIDPNYKEFIPPAMIRRMSKTVKMSAVASHYALQEAGISKPDAIIVGTGMGCSQDSEKFLKNVIDNEEEFLTPTFFIQSTHNTVAGQIALGLQCHAYNFTYVNTSSSLEFSFLDAQLQINDGEAENVLAGSTDEQTARTMELYCLNNTIKKETDLPVDYLTSTTDGVIWGEGASFFVLGKDKTAGSYAKLKNIQISNRVDINEVIIFIQDYLTKNDLSAQDIDAVILGFSGDAKSDVYYTKAMEIFPDSAALYYKHLSGEFNTASGFSTFMACHILKEQQIPEVMMINDVKKEEIKTVLLYNHLAGSDHSLVLLEKA, via the coding sequence ATGAGTCCAGTATACATCAACAGTGCATCCTGTATCTCTGCTCAGGACACTTTAAACGAAAATATTCTTCAGAATCTGAAGCCGGAAAATTCGAGCCGAATGTTAAAAGCTATAGATCCTAACTATAAAGAATTCATCCCTCCTGCCATGATCAGAAGGATGTCTAAAACCGTAAAGATGAGCGCTGTTGCTTCCCATTATGCCTTACAGGAAGCAGGAATATCGAAACCGGATGCGATCATCGTAGGAACAGGAATGGGTTGTTCCCAGGATTCTGAAAAGTTTCTCAAAAATGTGATTGATAATGAAGAAGAGTTTTTAACACCTACATTTTTCATTCAGTCGACCCACAACACTGTTGCAGGACAAATTGCGCTGGGATTACAATGCCATGCGTATAACTTCACCTATGTAAACACCTCATCGTCACTGGAATTTTCTTTCCTGGATGCACAACTTCAGATCAATGACGGTGAAGCAGAAAATGTTTTGGCAGGGTCTACCGATGAGCAGACAGCCCGAACCATGGAGCTTTACTGTTTAAATAATACCATTAAAAAAGAAACTGATCTTCCAGTTGATTATTTAACCTCCACAACTGATGGTGTCATTTGGGGAGAAGGAGCGAGCTTCTTTGTGCTGGGAAAAGATAAGACGGCTGGTTCTTATGCGAAGCTTAAAAACATTCAGATTAGCAATAGAGTGGATATCAATGAAGTGATTATCTTTATCCAGGATTATCTGACTAAAAATGATCTTTCAGCACAGGATATTGATGCCGTTATTTTAGGTTTCAGTGGAGATGCAAAATCCGATGTTTATTATACAAAAGCAATGGAAATATTTCCCGATTCGGCTGCATTGTATTATAAGCATTTGAGTGGCGAATTCAACACTGCGAGTGGATTTTCCACTTTCATGGCATGTCATATTTTGAAGGAACAGCAAATTCCGGAAGTCATGATGATCAATGACGTGAAGAAAGAGGAAATAAAAACTGTCCTTCTTTACAATCATTTAGCGGGAAGCGACCACAGTTTGGTATTATTGGAAAAAGCCTAA
- a CDS encoding polysaccharide deacetylase family protein: MKHYPFILFYIFCNVFIYAFQGSFWVYVVCFIAFSAVVVWGSFDIELGYFVNSITHKRTKIKEVALTFDDGPTEFTPKFLDLLKEHQIKATFFCIGKQIEKYPETFQRIIAEGHTVGNHTLSHSNSTGFLSTSKMIEEIENCDQVMNDVGNIKTNLYRPPFGVTNPNIAKAISKTSKHSIGWNVRSLDTIIDDERKIYRRITKTLKKGSIILLHDTSDKTYQVVVDLLVFLKDKKYSTFTVDSITNSKKK, encoded by the coding sequence ATGAAACATTACCCATTCATTCTATTTTATATTTTTTGTAACGTTTTTATTTATGCGTTTCAAGGAAGCTTTTGGGTTTATGTTGTTTGTTTCATTGCTTTTTCAGCAGTAGTAGTCTGGGGTTCTTTTGATATTGAATTAGGGTATTTCGTCAACAGCATTACCCACAAACGAACAAAAATCAAGGAAGTTGCCTTGACATTTGATGACGGCCCGACTGAATTTACACCAAAATTTTTAGATCTACTCAAAGAACATCAGATCAAAGCAACCTTTTTCTGTATAGGAAAACAGATTGAAAAATATCCTGAAACATTTCAGCGAATCATTGCCGAAGGCCACACTGTTGGCAATCATACCCTATCTCACTCCAATTCTACCGGATTTTTATCCACTTCAAAAATGATTGAAGAGATTGAAAATTGTGATCAGGTAATGAATGATGTCGGGAATATAAAAACGAATTTGTACCGACCTCCTTTTGGAGTTACAAATCCCAATATCGCAAAAGCAATTAGCAAAACCAGCAAACACAGTATCGGGTGGAATGTTCGTTCTTTAGACACAATAATCGATGACGAAAGGAAAATATACCGAAGAATTACTAAAACCCTTAAAAAAGGGAGTATTATTCTGCTTCACGATACTTCAGACAAAACATATCAGGTCGTGGTAGATTTATTAGTATTTTTGAAGGATAAAAAATATTCAACATTCACTGTTGATTCAATTACAAATTCAAAGAAAAAATGA
- a CDS encoding LolA family protein translates to MIKNIAFGAFLLVSGFFFAQNTAMSGAEAKAFVSKVSSETKEIKTLQSDFTQTKKMDFLDKNIVTYGKMSLQTPNMLSWKYTKPYQYGIVFKSNKIYINDQGKKSSVDAKSKTFEKINKLIVGSSNGTMFNDPEFTVTYFKNGNYNVAKFVPKTSQLLKYIKQIELYFPKNQSTVSQVNMTEASGDTTNIVFKNTKVNASIPASEFTL, encoded by the coding sequence ATGATTAAAAATATTGCTTTCGGAGCATTTTTATTGGTTTCCGGGTTCTTTTTTGCCCAAAATACGGCAATGTCAGGAGCTGAAGCAAAAGCATTTGTCTCAAAAGTCTCATCAGAAACGAAGGAGATTAAAACCCTGCAAAGTGATTTTACCCAGACCAAAAAAATGGATTTTCTGGATAAAAACATTGTGACCTATGGAAAAATGTCTTTACAGACTCCTAATATGCTGAGTTGGAAGTACACCAAGCCTTATCAATACGGCATTGTTTTTAAAAGCAACAAAATATACATTAACGATCAGGGGAAGAAATCTTCTGTAGATGCCAAAAGCAAGACGTTTGAGAAAATCAATAAATTAATTGTAGGGAGTTCCAACGGGACAATGTTTAACGATCCTGAATTTACCGTCACTTATTTTAAAAATGGAAATTATAATGTCGCGAAGTTCGTTCCTAAAACATCTCAGCTTCTGAAATACATCAAACAGATTGAGCTTTATTTTCCAAAAAACCAGTCAACGGTTTCACAGGTCAATATGACGGAAGCTTCAGGAGACACTACAAATATTGTATTTAAAAACACCAAAGTCAATGCTTCGATTCCTGCGTCAGAATTTACTTTATAG
- a CDS encoding 3-hydroxyacyl-ACP dehydratase, whose amino-acid sequence MQTILTDFYTLTSYEKAENGHYIANISLNKDHDIFKGHFPGNPVTPGVCMMQIIKELTEEFVGSKLFLKTASNVKFMAIINPFETSDLVLQLDINENEEDVKVKNITSFGETIALKLSVSYKKIPS is encoded by the coding sequence ATGCAAACCATTCTTACAGACTTTTATACTCTTACTTCATACGAAAAAGCAGAAAACGGACATTATATCGCCAACATCAGCCTGAACAAGGATCATGATATTTTCAAGGGACATTTTCCTGGAAATCCTGTAACTCCTGGAGTTTGTATGATGCAAATTATTAAGGAACTGACTGAAGAATTTGTAGGTTCAAAATTATTTTTAAAAACAGCTTCCAACGTCAAATTTATGGCAATTATAAATCCTTTTGAAACATCGGATTTGGTTCTTCAACTGGATATTAACGAAAATGAAGAAGATGTTAAAGTAAAAAATATAACCTCTTTTGGCGAGACTATTGCATTGAAATTGTCTGTAAGCTATAAAAAAATACCGTCATGA
- a CDS encoding DUF2062 domain-containing protein: MSFPEVQNAISEKKICVLIPTYNNEKTLKRVIDGVLNYTGNVIVVNDGSTDSTPNILTQYPQIMVITLPENKGKGNGLKLGFRKAKEMGYHYAITIDSDGQHYPDDIPVFVEALLQEKEDVLLIGNRNMSQDGIPKKSSFGNRFSNFWFWFETGIKLEDTQSGYRLYPLHKIPKKYFTPKFEFEIEIIVRTAWRHVPVKNVPIKVLYDPAERVSHFRPFKDFTRISILNTILVTITLFYIIPRNFVNNFKKKSFKKFIQEDVLESDGSNRTKAFSIALGVFIGLSPFWGFQTLLVISLSVLLKLNKVLAFVASNVSLPPFIPFIIAASLFLGAPFVHGDSNILGQDLNFDLIKNNLLQYIIGSFILSTSLAALSGIITFLFLNKLNPENN, from the coding sequence ATGTCCTTTCCTGAAGTACAAAATGCAATTTCTGAAAAGAAAATCTGTGTTTTAATACCTACCTATAATAATGAAAAGACTCTGAAAAGGGTCATTGACGGTGTTTTAAATTATACCGGGAACGTTATTGTAGTTAACGATGGATCTACTGATTCTACCCCAAATATCCTTACGCAATATCCGCAAATTATGGTGATTACCTTACCGGAAAATAAAGGAAAAGGTAATGGGTTGAAACTTGGTTTCAGGAAAGCGAAAGAAATGGGGTATCATTATGCGATAACCATTGATTCTGATGGACAGCATTATCCGGATGACATTCCTGTTTTTGTTGAAGCTCTTTTGCAGGAAAAGGAGGATGTTTTATTAATCGGAAACAGAAATATGTCTCAGGATGGAATTCCTAAGAAAAGCAGTTTCGGAAATCGTTTTTCGAATTTCTGGTTTTGGTTTGAAACCGGAATTAAACTGGAAGATACCCAATCGGGCTACAGGCTCTATCCTTTACATAAAATACCAAAAAAATATTTTACTCCAAAATTTGAATTTGAGATTGAAATCATTGTCAGAACAGCATGGAGGCATGTTCCTGTAAAAAATGTGCCGATAAAAGTTCTTTACGATCCTGCTGAGCGGGTTTCTCATTTCAGGCCTTTCAAGGATTTCACCAGAATCAGTATTCTGAATACAATTCTGGTAACGATCACTTTGTTTTATATTATTCCGAGGAATTTTGTGAATAATTTCAAAAAAAAAAGTTTTAAAAAATTCATTCAGGAAGATGTTCTGGAAAGTGATGGCAGCAACCGTACCAAAGCATTTTCTATTGCACTTGGAGTATTCATCGGGCTTTCTCCTTTTTGGGGATTTCAGACATTGCTTGTCATCAGCCTGTCGGTACTTTTAAAACTGAACAAAGTCCTTGCTTTTGTGGCGTCCAATGTGAGTTTACCACCTTTTATTCCTTTTATTATTGCAGCTTCTTTATTTTTGGGAGCACCTTTTGTGCATGGTGATAGTAATATTTTAGGTCAGGATTTAAATTTTGATCTGATTAAAAACAATCTGCTTCAATATATTATCGGCAGTTTTATTTTGAGTACTTCACTAGCAGCGCTGTCAGGAATAATCACTTTTCTTTTTCTTAATAAGCTTAATCCGGAGAATAATTAG